The genomic window GGGTGCACAGATGCCATACCGCGGCGGTGCGGGTCAATTGCGGCCGAGAGGCGATCGTCAGTTCATCGCACAGCGGTTCCAGTGCCGCGCGCATGGTGTCGATGACGAGCTGGTGCTCGTGGCGGTTCTTCGTCGACGCGGCCAGGGCCGCGCCGTTGGCGGCATCGGTTTCAGGGTCGCTGGCCCGGGGCGCCGAGCCGGCGAAGGGTTGGCACGTGACGCGGTCACCGTTGCGCGCCACCAACAGTTCCGGGGTCGCGCCCACCAGGGCCTGCCCCCGGTAGGCCGCACCGGCGGCGGTCAGGTCGACCAGGTAGCCGTAGGCGGCGGGATCGGCGGCGACCAACCGGCGCAGGATCACTCGGGCGTCCAATTCGGCGTCGGCGACCAGTTCCAACGCGCGGGCCAGCACCACCTTGTGCAACTGCGCGCCGGGTGCGGCGAGTTCCGCGCGAGCGCGGTCGATCCGGGCGCGGTGTTCGGCGGCCGGCGGGACCGCGGCCTGGATGCGCACCGACGGCAGTGGGCCAGTGGGCCAATCGGGCAGCGCCGACAAGTGCTGCAACCCGTCGGGCGCGAGCAACGCGGCGGGCTGATTCACATCAAACGGCAACGCGCCCAGCACAATCCGGGCATCCTGCGATCGCAGGGCCGCCTGCGCGGCGCGCACGTCGCAATAGTGGGTTCGCACTCCGTCGGCAACCAACGTCCCTCGAGGGCCGGACAGCGCGAACGGTGGCTCCTCGAATTTCACGTCCCCAACTGGCCCGTCAACCCGAGCACGCTGAGCTGACGTACGCCGTGTTCGAACCCCAAGATTCCGATCGAGGCGGTCGCCATACCGAACCTGCTGCCTTCGACCAACGGCAGCTCAACCCAGCGCGTGATCACGGCGCGGGAGAAGTGGCCATGACTGACGAACACCACGTCACGCGATTCCATGGTCTTCAGTGCCAGGGCGACCGCCTGATCGGCGCGGTCGCTGACCTCGGCAACGGTCTCCCCGTCCCGGCAGCCATGCGTCCACACCAGCCAATCGGGTTCGGATTCCTGAATCTGCGCGGTCGTCAGGCCTTCGTAGGCGCCGTAATCCCACTCGGCAAGCACTTCCGACACCTCGTCGACGGTCAGGCCCGCAAGTTCGGCGGTGTCCACCGAGCGTTTGCGGGGGCTGCTCACCACCAACGGGTCGACCAGGTCCAGCTGGTCAAGAACCTTCCCGGCCAGTTGTGCCTGCTTGCGTCCATCGTCGGTCAGGTCGATGTCGGTGCGGCCGGTGTGCTGGCCCGATATGGACCATTCGGTCTCGCCGTGGCGCAGCAGCACCAGGCGGTGGTCGTGAAGTCCCATGCCGACCGATTCTGCCCGTACTCCCGAGTGGAGACATGCCGGGCCCATCGCCCCAACCGCGCCGAGGCAAACATGCCAGGATGGGCACTGTAATGCGCGCCACGACGCAGCGGACGGACAGGAGCGGCGCTTGTGACGAAGATGCGGGTACTGGCGGTGGCCAACCAGAAGGGCGGGGTGGCCAAGACGACGACGGTCGCCTCGCTGGGTGCGGCGTTGATGGATCAGGGCCGGCGAGTGTTGCTGGTCGATCTGGACCCGCAAGGCTGTCTGACCTTCTCGTTGGGGCAAGACCCGGACAAGTTGCCGGTGTCGGTGCACGAGGTGTTGCTCGGCGACGTCGAGCCCAGCGCAGCGCTGGTCACCACGCTCGAGGGAATGACGTTGCTACCGGCCAACATTGACCTCGCGGGCGCCGAGGCGATGCTGCTCATGCGGGCCGGCCGGGAATATGCGCTCAAACGCGCGCTGGCCAAGCTGTCCGACGACTTCGACGTGGTCATCATCGACTGCCCGCCGTCGCTGGGCGTGCTCACCCTCAACGGCCTGACCGCCGCAGACGAGGTGATCGTGCCGCTGCAGTGCGAGACGCTGGCCCACCGCGGCGTCGGACAGTTCCTGCGCACGGTCTCTGACGTCCAGCAGATCACCAACCCCGATCTCAAGCTGCTGGGCGCGCTGCCGACGCTGTACGACTCGCGCACCACCCACACCCGCGACGTGCTGCTTGACGTGGCCGACCGCTACGACCTGCCGGTGCTCGCGCCGCCGATTCCGCGCACGGTGCGATTCGCCGAGGCCAGCGCTTCGGGATCGTCGGTGATTTCCGGACGCAAGAACAAGGGCGCGGTGGCGTACCGGGAACTGGCGCAGGCGCTGGTCAAGCACTGGAAGTCGGGCAAGCCGCTGCCGACTTTCGCGGTCGAACTGTAGCGGCGCTCAGCCCAGCACCGCGAGCGTATCGCCGCGCTGCTCGATCACTTTGGAGCCTGACACGGCCGGGACCACCGGTGCGCTGCTCGGCGGTCGCTCCACCGGGATATAGCGCAGGTCGGCGCCGCTGACCGGGTCGTAGACGCCGATCGCGCCGGTGACCGGCACCAGCAGCTGGCCCGCCATCATCACACCCGGCCCTAGCGGCACGGCGGTTTCCCCTGCGGCGATGGTGTAGCGCTGCGTCAGGTTGCTGGCGTCGAACACCAGGAGCGCGTCACCGGTCCACCAGGTCACCACGTTGCCGCTGACCGATGCGACCGCCGCATCCGATGGCGGCTTGGCCAGCGGGGTGCTGGCCACGGTGGTGCCGGTGTCGTCGACCACGTCGACGTGGGGTTGCGGGGTGGGCAGGTACACCGCGGTGTTGTTCTGGGAGACCACCAGCACCCGGGCCCCGGTTCCCGGCCGTACCCCGGGCTCCTGCACGATCTGCTGCTGCGGTTCGTCGTCTTCTTTGCCCGGGCGCAACAGGACCAGACGTAGGTCGGCCTGGCTGGTGCACGCCTCGAACACCGCCACCATCGA from Mycobacterium kubicae includes these protein-coding regions:
- a CDS encoding ParA family protein, producing MTKMRVLAVANQKGGVAKTTTVASLGAALMDQGRRVLLVDLDPQGCLTFSLGQDPDKLPVSVHEVLLGDVEPSAALVTTLEGMTLLPANIDLAGAEAMLLMRAGREYALKRALAKLSDDFDVVIIDCPPSLGVLTLNGLTAADEVIVPLQCETLAHRGVGQFLRTVSDVQQITNPDLKLLGALPTLYDSRTTHTRDVLLDVADRYDLPVLAPPIPRTVRFAEASASGSSVISGRKNKGAVAYRELAQALVKHWKSGKPLPTFAVEL
- a CDS encoding isochorismate synthase, which produces MKFEEPPFALSGPRGTLVADGVRTHYCDVRAAQAALRSQDARIVLGALPFDVNQPAALLAPDGLQHLSALPDWPTGPLPSVRIQAAVPPAAEHRARIDRARAELAAPGAQLHKVVLARALELVADAELDARVILRRLVAADPAAYGYLVDLTAAGAAYRGQALVGATPELLVARNGDRVTCQPFAGSAPRASDPETDAANGAALAASTKNRHEHQLVIDTMRAALEPLCDELTIASRPQLTRTAAVWHLCTPISGRLRESSTTAIDLALALHPTPAVGGVPTGAATELIAALEGDRGFYAGAVGWCDARGDGYWAVSIRCAQLSADRRTALAHAGGGIVAESDPDDEVAETTTKFATILTALGVQQ
- a CDS encoding acid phosphatase: MGLHDHRLVLLRHGETEWSISGQHTGRTDIDLTDDGRKQAQLAGKVLDQLDLVDPLVVSSPRKRSVDTAELAGLTVDEVSEVLAEWDYGAYEGLTTAQIQESEPDWLVWTHGCRDGETVAEVSDRADQAVALALKTMESRDVVFVSHGHFSRAVITRWVELPLVEGSRFGMATASIGILGFEHGVRQLSVLGLTGQLGT